Proteins from a single region of Pseudomonas ekonensis:
- a CDS encoding DUF3015 domain-containing protein gives MKRILLGTLFTAVSINAMAQAPGGPDCGWGNMLFEGQRGTPAHFLASTTNGTSGNATFGMTSGTNGCSTNAALTYGGKSWFAMNGMMNELSEDMAKGQGEALTTYAVVLGVAPEDRAHFAAVTHEHFQQIFSKADVTAEDVHTNTLAVLKADPRLAKYATQA, from the coding sequence ATGAAACGGATTCTTCTCGGTACTCTCTTCACCGCTGTATCCATCAATGCCATGGCCCAGGCGCCGGGCGGCCCTGATTGCGGCTGGGGCAACATGCTGTTCGAAGGCCAGCGCGGCACGCCGGCCCACTTCCTCGCCTCCACCACCAACGGCACCTCCGGCAACGCGACGTTCGGCATGACCTCCGGCACCAACGGCTGCTCCACCAACGCGGCGCTGACCTACGGCGGCAAGTCCTGGTTCGCCATGAACGGCATGATGAACGAGCTGTCCGAAGACATGGCCAAGGGCCAGGGCGAAGCGCTGACCACCTACGCCGTGGTGCTGGGCGTGGCGCCGGAAGACCGCGCGCACTTCGCCGCCGTGACCCACGAGCACTTCCAGCAGATCTTCAGCAAGGCTGACGTGACCGCCGAGGACGTGCACACCAACACCCTGGCCGTCCTCAAGGCCGACCCTCGCCTGGCCAAGTACGCGACCCAGGCCTAA
- a CDS encoding Lon protease family protein, whose product MPDPVAASLRLAPEALTRPFSAEQFSFTTTNDLEPFRGVLGQERAVEALQFGVAMPRPGYNVFVMGEPGTGRFSFVKRYLKAEGKRLQTPADWVYVNHFDEPREPRALELPSGTAGAFINDINGLIDNLLATFPAVFEHPSYQQKKSGIDRAFNQRYDRALDVIERLALEKDVALYRDSSNIAFTPMFEGKALDEAEFAQLPEADRERFHEDISALEERLNEELASLPQWKRESSNQLRQLNEETITLALQPLLAPLSEKYAENAGVCGYLQAMQVYLLKTVVEQLVDDSKTDAVARKLLEEQYAPSLVVGHPVSGGAPVVFEPHPTYENLFGRIEYTTDQGALYTTYRQLRPGALHRANGGFLILEAEKMLGEPFVWDALKRALQSRKLKMESPLSEMGRFATVTLTPQHIPLQVKVIIIGARQLYYALQDHDPDFQEMFRVLVDFDEDIPMVDESLEQFAQLLKTRTSEEGMAPLTADAVARLATYSARLAEHQGRLSARIGDLFQLVSEADFIRHLAGDEMTDAGHIERALKAKATRTGRVSARILDDMLAGIILIDTDGAAVGKCNGLTVLEVGDSAFGVPARISATVYPGGSGIVDIEREVNLGQPIHSKGVMILTGYLGSRYAQEFPLAISASIALEQSYGYVDGDSASLGEVCTLISALSRTPLKQCFAITGSINQFGEVQAVGGVNEKIEGFFRLCEARGLTGEQGAIIPKANVATLMLDEKVLAAVRAGQFHVYAVSQADEALSLLVGEPAGEPDADGQFPEGSVNARVVERLRVIAEMISEEDLKEAEKEAAQEALAEAKPA is encoded by the coding sequence ATGCCTGATCCTGTTGCCGCCAGTTTGCGTCTGGCGCCCGAAGCGCTGACCCGTCCGTTTTCCGCTGAACAGTTCAGCTTCACCACCACCAACGATCTGGAGCCCTTTCGCGGTGTGCTCGGCCAGGAACGCGCGGTCGAAGCCTTGCAGTTCGGCGTGGCCATGCCGCGCCCCGGTTACAACGTCTTTGTCATGGGCGAGCCCGGCACCGGCCGCTTCTCGTTCGTCAAACGCTACCTGAAGGCCGAAGGCAAGCGCTTGCAGACCCCGGCGGACTGGGTCTACGTCAACCATTTCGACGAACCGCGCGAGCCCCGCGCCCTGGAATTGCCGTCGGGCACCGCCGGCGCCTTCATCAATGACATCAACGGCCTGATCGACAACTTGCTGGCGACCTTTCCGGCCGTCTTCGAGCACCCGTCCTACCAGCAGAAGAAGAGCGGCATCGACCGCGCCTTCAACCAGCGCTACGACCGTGCGCTGGATGTGATCGAGCGCCTGGCCCTGGAAAAGGACGTCGCCCTGTACCGCGACAGCAGCAACATCGCCTTCACCCCGATGTTCGAGGGCAAGGCCCTGGACGAGGCGGAGTTCGCCCAGTTGCCGGAAGCCGACCGCGAGCGTTTCCACGAGGACATCTCCGCGCTGGAGGAGCGCCTCAACGAGGAGCTGGCCAGCCTGCCGCAGTGGAAGCGCGAGTCGAGCAACCAGCTGCGCCAGCTCAACGAAGAGACCATCACCCTGGCCCTGCAGCCGTTGCTGGCGCCGCTGTCGGAAAAGTACGCCGAGAACGCCGGCGTCTGCGGCTACCTGCAAGCGATGCAGGTGTACCTGCTCAAGACCGTGGTCGAGCAACTGGTGGACGACAGCAAGACCGACGCCGTCGCCCGCAAGCTGCTGGAGGAGCAATACGCCCCCAGCCTGGTGGTCGGCCACCCGGTCAGCGGCGGCGCGCCGGTGGTGTTCGAGCCGCACCCGACCTACGAAAACCTGTTCGGCCGCATCGAGTACACCACCGACCAGGGTGCGCTCTACACCACGTACCGCCAGTTGCGGCCGGGGGCGCTGCACCGGGCCAACGGCGGTTTCCTGATCCTTGAGGCGGAAAAGATGCTCGGCGAGCCGTTCGTGTGGGATGCGCTCAAGCGCGCCCTGCAATCGCGCAAGCTGAAGATGGAGTCGCCGCTCAGCGAAATGGGCCGCTTCGCCACCGTGACCCTGACGCCGCAGCACATCCCGCTGCAGGTCAAGGTGATCATCATCGGCGCCCGGCAACTGTACTACGCGCTGCAGGACCACGATCCGGACTTCCAGGAGATGTTCCGCGTCCTGGTGGACTTCGACGAAGACATCCCGATGGTCGACGAAAGCCTGGAGCAGTTCGCCCAACTGCTCAAGACTCGCACCTCGGAGGAGGGCATGGCGCCGTTGACCGCTGACGCGGTGGCGCGCCTGGCCACCTACAGCGCTCGCCTGGCCGAACATCAGGGGCGGTTGTCGGCGCGGATCGGCGACCTGTTCCAGCTGGTCAGCGAAGCGGACTTCATCCGGCACCTGGCCGGCGACGAGATGACCGACGCCGGCCACATCGAACGGGCGCTGAAGGCCAAGGCCACCCGCACTGGACGGGTGTCGGCGCGGATCCTCGACGACATGCTCGCCGGGATCATCCTGATCGACACCGACGGCGCGGCGGTGGGCAAGTGCAACGGGCTGACCGTGCTGGAGGTCGGCGATTCGGCGTTCGGCGTGCCGGCGCGGATCTCCGCCACGGTGTACCCGGGCGGCAGCGGCATCGTCGACATCGAACGCGAAGTCAACCTCGGCCAGCCGATCCACTCCAAGGGCGTGATGATCCTCACCGGCTACCTGGGCAGCCGCTACGCGCAGGAATTCCCGTTGGCGATCTCCGCAAGCATCGCGCTGGAGCAGTCCTACGGCTACGTCGACGGCGACAGCGCGTCGCTGGGCGAGGTCTGCACGCTGATCTCGGCGCTGTCCAGGACCCCGCTCAAGCAGTGCTTCGCGATCACCGGTTCGATCAACCAGTTCGGCGAGGTGCAGGCGGTCGGCGGGGTCAACGAGAAGATCGAAGGCTTCTTCCGCCTCTGCGAGGCCCGCGGGCTGACCGGCGAGCAGGGCGCGATCATTCCCAAGGCCAACGTCGCCACGCTGATGCTCGACGAGAAGGTGCTGGCGGCGGTGCGCGCCGGCCAGTTCCACGTCTACGCGGTGAGCCAGGCCGACGAGGCGCTGAGCCTGCTGGTGGGTGAGCCGGCCGGTGAGCCGGACGCCGACGGCCAGTTCCCGGAAGGCAGCGTCAACGCTCGCGTCGTGGAGCGCCTGCGGGTGATCGCCGAGATGATCAGCGAAGAGGACCTGAAGGAGGCCGAGAAGGAAGCGGCCCAAGAGGCATTGGCCGAAGCCAAGCCGGCCTGA
- a CDS encoding Lnb N-terminal periplasmic domain-containing protein, producing the protein MLKRLAWLALCACAPLYAAPHIDPQRLQQLANDRFWISLGHYETAKLGGWRSYVSDSRFFLAADGNEHPDRELAATVQALYAPASLGERHAQCVYPARTRWLKAQLNLKDLPAPDCAEFRQWFKDVSPHSAVMIFPAAYLNSPSSMFGHTLLRIDQADVQSDKTSLLSYAINFGAYIEGSDNSILYAWKGLMGGYPGLFALVPYQEKLSEYRSLENRDLWEYRLNLTPQETARMVEHVWELKQIKFDYFFFDENCSYRLLELLQVARPSLRLTEQFPLTAIPTDTVKAVKEAGLVEHIEYRPSRERELLSRAEPLSDDEQDWVLKVSADQQQLQAPAFKALPRERQALVIDAAYRLERYRANGQERDPQRAQRSFELLRAINKNPAPEQQIPRPGLPEDGHESRTWQAGLGTRGDRAFGEYGLRMAYHDLNDNAESFPLGAQIEILQMKLRQYEGNDWQFQRLDLATIRSLTPRNALLQPLSWQVTGGLERVPGKHDDETLVSHVNGGGGGTWQLGEDMLGFALGTVRIEHNNDFAGFIAPAAGFNSGVLWKNPLGNLSLEAKGDYFTNGEVRRSLSLNQQWELSRNLGLRLSAEREFSHLATPQTEVMLEVKWYHY; encoded by the coding sequence ATGCTCAAACGCCTTGCCTGGCTGGCGCTGTGTGCCTGCGCCCCGCTGTACGCCGCGCCCCACATCGATCCCCAACGTTTGCAGCAACTGGCCAACGACCGCTTCTGGATTTCCCTGGGCCACTACGAAACCGCCAAGCTCGGCGGCTGGCGCAGCTATGTCAGCGACAGCCGGTTCTTCCTCGCCGCCGACGGCAACGAACACCCCGACCGTGAACTGGCCGCCACCGTGCAGGCGCTGTACGCGCCGGCCAGCCTCGGCGAGCGTCACGCCCAATGCGTTTATCCGGCCCGCACCCGCTGGCTGAAGGCGCAACTGAACCTCAAGGACCTGCCGGCGCCGGACTGCGCCGAATTCCGGCAATGGTTCAAGGACGTCTCGCCCCACAGCGCGGTGATGATCTTCCCGGCGGCCTACCTCAACAGCCCGTCGTCGATGTTCGGCCACACGCTGCTGCGCATCGACCAGGCCGACGTGCAAAGCGACAAGACATCGCTGCTCAGCTACGCGATCAACTTCGGCGCCTACATCGAGGGCTCGGACAACAGCATCCTGTATGCCTGGAAAGGCCTGATGGGCGGCTATCCGGGGCTGTTCGCCCTGGTGCCCTACCAGGAAAAGCTCTCCGAGTACCGCAGCCTGGAGAACCGCGACCTGTGGGAATACCGGCTGAACCTGACGCCGCAGGAAACCGCACGCATGGTCGAACACGTGTGGGAGCTCAAGCAGATCAAGTTCGACTACTTTTTCTTCGACGAGAACTGCTCCTACCGCCTGCTCGAACTGCTGCAAGTGGCCCGCCCGAGCCTGCGCCTGACCGAACAGTTCCCGCTCACGGCCATTCCCACCGACACCGTCAAAGCGGTGAAAGAGGCGGGCCTGGTGGAGCACATCGAATACCGTCCGTCCCGGGAGCGCGAACTGCTCAGCCGCGCCGAGCCGTTGAGCGACGACGAACAGGACTGGGTGCTGAAGGTCAGCGCCGACCAGCAGCAGTTGCAGGCACCCGCCTTCAAGGCCCTGCCCCGCGAGCGCCAGGCGCTGGTCATCGATGCCGCGTACCGCCTGGAACGCTACCGCGCCAACGGCCAGGAGCGTGACCCGCAGCGGGCCCAGCGCAGTTTCGAACTGCTGCGGGCGATCAACAAGAACCCGGCGCCGGAGCAGCAGATCCCCCGCCCCGGCCTGCCCGAGGACGGACACGAATCGCGCACCTGGCAGGCCGGCCTCGGCACCCGCGGCGACCGGGCGTTCGGCGAGTACGGCCTGCGCATGGCCTACCACGACCTCAACGACAACGCCGAAAGCTTCCCGCTGGGCGCGCAGATCGAAATCCTGCAGATGAAACTGCGCCAGTACGAAGGCAACGACTGGCAGTTCCAGCGGCTGGACCTGGCCACCATCCGCTCCCTGACCCCGCGCAACGCGCTGCTGCAGCCGCTGTCGTGGCAGGTCACCGGCGGCCTTGAGCGGGTGCCGGGCAAGCATGACGACGAAACCCTGGTCAGCCACGTCAACGGCGGAGGCGGCGGCACCTGGCAACTGGGCGAGGACATGCTCGGCTTCGCCCTCGGCACGGTGCGGATCGAGCACAACAACGATTTCGCCGGGTTCATCGCCCCCGCCGCCGGCTTCAACAGCGGCGTGCTGTGGAAAAACCCGCTGGGCAACCTCAGCCTGGAGGCCAAGGGCGATTACTTCACCAACGGCGAAGTGCGCCGCAGCCTGAGCCTCAACCAGCAGTGGGAGCTGTCGCGCAACCTCGGCCTGCGGCTGAGCGCCGAACGCGAATTCAGCCATCTGGCCACCCCGCAGACCGAAGTGATGCTTGAGGTGAAGTGGTATCACTACTGA
- a CDS encoding GreA/GreB family elongation factor — translation MSRAFVNEDNAAAQADQPVERQVSTQPNYVTPQGFALLQAKVAELQALHAGQSEKGDQADKQRLADLDRDLRYFMQRVGSAQVVPAATSTDKVQIGSWVTYADEHSTERRVQLVGEDQADVARGLINWSSPLGRALLGARLNDEVLWQRPAGDRVIEVIRIEPA, via the coding sequence ATGAGCCGCGCTTTCGTCAATGAGGACAACGCCGCCGCGCAAGCCGACCAACCGGTCGAGCGGCAGGTCAGCACGCAACCCAACTACGTCACGCCCCAGGGCTTTGCGCTGCTGCAGGCCAAGGTGGCCGAACTGCAGGCCTTGCACGCCGGGCAATCGGAAAAGGGCGATCAGGCCGACAAGCAACGCCTGGCCGATCTCGACCGGGACTTGCGCTATTTCATGCAGCGCGTCGGCAGCGCCCAGGTCGTGCCCGCCGCCACCTCGACCGACAAGGTGCAGATCGGCAGCTGGGTGACCTACGCCGACGAGCACAGCACCGAGCGCCGGGTGCAATTGGTGGGCGAAGACCAGGCCGACGTCGCCCGCGGCCTGATCAACTGGAGTTCGCCCCTGGGCCGGGCGCTGCTGGGCGCCCGCCTCAACGACGAAGTGCTGTGGCAGCGCCCGGCCGGCGATCGAGTGATCGAGGTGATCCGCATCGAACCGGCCTAG